One genomic window of Marinobacter adhaerens HP15 includes the following:
- the lpdA gene encoding dihydrolipoyl dehydrogenase, whose product MSEVIKTKVLVVGGGPGGYVAAIRCGQLGLDTVLVEADQLGGTCLTRGCIPSKAMIHAASEFSAMMKAASKPHLGISLSEPPKVDLAATVDWKDSIVKRLNTGVAALLKRAKVKVVKGWGTFSDAKTCNVETADGVITIQSEHVILATGSAPVELPFLPLGGKVISSTEALSLPDVPSKLVVIGAGYIGLELGIAYAKLGSDVTIVESSDRILPLYDEALVEPVRRWLDESAVKLHLNARALGERDGGLAVELEGGSETVLPADNILVTVGRKPVTQGWGLENMALDMDGRYVRVDEQCATSMKNVWAIGDLVGEPMLAHKASAQGEVVAEVIAGKRRRFDPVAIPAVCFTEPEIVSVGAEPSLAGTVTGVFPVAANGRALSMDAGDNGGFVRVVAHSETHRILGVQAVGTHISELTAAFVTAVEMGATVDDIEGMIQAHPTLGEMFHEASLKILGHAIHA is encoded by the coding sequence ATGAGCGAAGTAATCAAAACAAAAGTTCTGGTTGTTGGGGGCGGTCCCGGCGGATACGTTGCAGCGATTCGTTGTGGCCAGTTAGGACTCGATACTGTTCTTGTCGAAGCGGATCAATTAGGCGGAACATGCCTGACTCGAGGATGTATTCCGTCAAAAGCGATGATCCACGCGGCCAGTGAATTTTCCGCCATGATGAAAGCTGCGAGTAAGCCGCATCTAGGGATTTCATTGTCGGAACCGCCAAAAGTGGATCTGGCTGCAACTGTGGATTGGAAAGACTCCATCGTCAAGCGACTGAACACGGGAGTAGCTGCCCTGCTCAAGCGAGCAAAAGTAAAGGTGGTTAAAGGTTGGGGGACTTTTTCGGATGCCAAAACATGCAACGTAGAAACCGCCGATGGGGTGATTACTATCCAGAGCGAGCATGTGATTTTGGCGACTGGTTCTGCGCCTGTTGAATTGCCATTTCTGCCCTTGGGCGGAAAAGTGATTAGCTCAACTGAGGCGTTGTCCCTCCCAGACGTGCCTTCAAAGCTAGTCGTTATTGGCGCTGGTTACATTGGGCTGGAGCTGGGCATTGCATATGCGAAATTGGGAAGCGATGTGACAATTGTAGAATCGTCTGATCGCATTCTACCTCTGTATGATGAAGCTCTCGTTGAGCCAGTCCGGCGCTGGCTGGATGAGAGTGCTGTAAAGCTCCATCTGAATGCTCGCGCTTTGGGAGAGCGTGATGGAGGTCTAGCCGTCGAGCTTGAAGGCGGTAGCGAAACCGTTTTGCCCGCCGATAATATTTTGGTAACAGTCGGGCGAAAGCCGGTGACACAAGGCTGGGGGCTCGAAAATATGGCGCTGGATATGGATGGTCGCTATGTGAGAGTGGACGAGCAATGCGCGACCTCTATGAAAAATGTCTGGGCGATTGGCGATTTGGTTGGTGAGCCGATGCTAGCCCATAAAGCTTCAGCTCAAGGAGAGGTCGTGGCCGAGGTGATTGCCGGCAAAAGGCGTCGATTTGATCCTGTGGCTATTCCCGCTGTTTGCTTTACCGAGCCCGAAATTGTGAGCGTGGGCGCTGAGCCTAGTCTGGCTGGAACAGTGACTGGAGTGTTCCCTGTAGCGGCGAATGGGCGAGCCCTATCAATGGATGCAGGAGACAACGGGGGCTTTGTAAGGGTCGTTGCACATTCGGAAACCCATAGAATTTTGGGGGTACAGGCCGTTGGTACTCATATCTCCGAATTAACGGCAGCTTTTGTCACTGCCGTCGAAATGGGCGCCACCGTCGATGATATTGAAGGTATGATTCAAGCGCACCCGACGTTGGGAGAAATGTTCCATGAGGCATCTCTGAAAATTCTTGGCCACGCAATTCACGCATAG
- a CDS encoding dihydrolipoamide acetyltransferase family protein: protein MGLYVFRLPDIGEGVAEAEIVEWYVKIGDKIEEDQTLVDVMTDKATVDITSPVSGVVVAVHGNIGDQAAVGSTLVELEVEGTGNVDQAELVDVPETQAVEPSDKEAEEEPQPEFSSESSNPRKSEYRGGQVSADRYPLRNPGDDPLAAPATRKRAYELGIPLQFVPGTGPGGRITPDDLQSYIEQGGAGPVQSGHAKRTTVTEQKVIGLRRKIAEKMQDAKRRIPHFGFVEAFDLTELENLRKALNADRGEDTPKLTLLPFFMKAVAQLQSEFPEINARYDDEAGILYKYDGVHIGIAAQTPQGLMVPVVRHVESLNLWDCARELSRVTKAAREGTAARDELSGSTITLTSLGVLGGISATPIINAPEVAIIGPNKLEERPVVRDGQMVIRTMMNVSSSFDHRIVDGHDAASFIQRLKRLIERPTLIFLERP, encoded by the coding sequence ATGGGGCTATATGTATTCCGCCTTCCGGATATTGGTGAGGGCGTCGCCGAGGCCGAGATTGTTGAGTGGTATGTAAAAATCGGAGACAAGATCGAAGAGGACCAGACTCTTGTCGATGTTATGACCGATAAAGCTACTGTTGATATCACTTCACCTGTCAGTGGTGTTGTTGTTGCAGTTCATGGAAACATTGGTGATCAGGCTGCCGTTGGGTCAACTTTGGTTGAGCTGGAAGTAGAAGGAACTGGTAATGTTGATCAAGCTGAACTGGTGGACGTTCCGGAAACTCAAGCCGTCGAACCATCCGATAAAGAGGCTGAAGAGGAACCTCAACCTGAATTTAGTTCAGAGTCGAGTAATCCAAGAAAATCAGAGTATAGAGGGGGGCAGGTATCTGCAGATAGATATCCTTTGCGTAATCCTGGAGATGATCCTCTGGCTGCGCCAGCCACTCGAAAGCGAGCCTACGAACTAGGAATCCCTCTTCAGTTTGTCCCGGGCACCGGACCTGGCGGGCGAATTACACCAGATGATCTGCAAAGTTATATCGAGCAAGGAGGCGCTGGGCCTGTCCAATCTGGGCATGCGAAGCGGACGACGGTCACTGAGCAGAAAGTTATTGGTCTGCGCCGGAAAATCGCAGAAAAGATGCAGGACGCTAAAAGGCGAATTCCACATTTTGGATTCGTCGAAGCATTTGATTTGACCGAGCTGGAAAATCTGCGAAAAGCCTTGAATGCAGATCGCGGTGAGGATACGCCGAAACTGACATTGTTGCCCTTCTTTATGAAGGCCGTCGCGCAGCTGCAGAGTGAATTCCCTGAGATTAATGCTCGTTATGATGACGAGGCAGGCATTCTATATAAATACGATGGTGTTCATATCGGCATTGCCGCACAGACTCCCCAAGGCCTGATGGTGCCAGTGGTAAGGCATGTTGAGTCTCTCAATCTTTGGGACTGTGCTAGAGAGCTGAGCAGGGTGACCAAGGCTGCTCGTGAGGGCACTGCCGCGCGAGATGAACTTTCCGGATCGACGATTACTTTGACTAGTCTCGGAGTTCTTGGTGGCATTTCTGCTACGCCAATCATTAATGCTCCGGAAGTGGCAATAATTGGTCCCAATAAGTTGGAAGAGCGCCCTGTAGTACGTGATGGTCAAATGGTAATTCGGACCATGATGAACGTGTCGTCGTCTTTTGATCATCGGATTGTTGATGGTCACGACGCAGCAAGTTTCATTCAACGGCTAAAGCGTTTGATTGAGCGACCCACCTTGATATTTCTGGAGCGTCCATGA